Proteins encoded together in one Nostoc sp. PCC 7524 window:
- a CDS encoding response regulator translates to MTKRILVIDDEDGVREIIQISLESTTNWEILTASSGREGIEIAQSQHPDVILLDVMMPYMDGPTTFKQLRAITATCDIPAILLTAKAQSCEQQEFLDLGIEGIITKPFLPEDLVMDICKILNWNYMNYMIKN, encoded by the coding sequence ATGACAAAAAGAATTTTAGTAATTGATGACGAAGATGGGGTAAGGGAGATTATTCAAATTTCCTTGGAGTCAACGACTAATTGGGAGATATTAACTGCATCTTCTGGTAGAGAAGGAATAGAGATTGCCCAATCTCAGCATCCTGATGTGATTTTGTTAGATGTGATGATGCCCTATATGGATGGCCCGACAACTTTTAAGCAGCTACGGGCAATTACGGCAACTTGTGATATTCCTGCTATTTTACTGACAGCTAAAGCTCAAAGTTGCGAACAACAAGAATTCCTTGATTTAGGTATAGAGGGGATAATTACTAAACCTTTTCTACCGGAAGATTTAGTTATGGATATTTGCAAAATTCTTAACTGGAATTACATGAACTATATGATCAAGAACTAA
- a CDS encoding response regulator → MKILLVEDDTSIIELLRTKLTDQHYLVEVCTDGQKALELALATDYDLILLDVVLPRVDGINICQQLRAQGCLTPILLLTAEDSHTKKIKGLDAGADDYVIKPFNLEELLARIRALLRRSSETTTPIIELGALRLDPISCQITYQGKLLRLTAKEYALLELFLRNHQRIFSQSSLLDNLWSFDEAPTENTVRAHIKSLRAKLREAGAKADVIATVYGFGYRLNTQELIKSAGEQKLASKKASQHQVSSFIQHSVPIANSRGKQKMTSQLAAIWERVKDKYAARMSVIEQAVTSLLENALTEDLRQQAQQQAHTLAGSLGSFGFESATCLCRDMENILKSAAKLNQVQAKQLQTLILELRHVLEQQLIEIPEQPVIQPSHLSQEYRLLIVDDDITLATQVATAAKLWGVEAVVADCISAAREEMTRTRPDVVLLDLCFPESAEDGFALLAELTALHPPIPVLVFTSQESFAQRVRVARMGGKGFLQKPVFPSQVMEAIASVLQKSHPPEGRLLIVDDDPQVLDIIRTLLEPWGFTLTLLDDPRQFWDTLEKSVPDMLILDVEMPNFSGIDLCQVVRNEPRWSNLPILCLSAHTDAQTVQQVFAVGADDYVNKPIFGPELVARVLCRLERSQFIRKLANIDPLTGIYNRRKSLQDITRLLHLAERQGKSFYFAVLDLDHFKQINDQYGHDIGDQVLSELGKLFKQSFRDEDVVARWGGEEFVIGLYGITSKNALKRLNNLLETVSQLQFSGINHQTFSITFSAGIAEYPKDGHDVQMLYRAADAALYQAKAAGRNQIFLSP, encoded by the coding sequence TTGAAAATACTTTTAGTAGAAGACGATACAAGTATTATTGAATTACTGAGGACAAAACTGACAGATCAGCATTATTTAGTAGAAGTATGTACCGACGGTCAAAAAGCTTTAGAGCTAGCTTTGGCGACTGATTACGACTTAATTTTGCTGGATGTAGTATTGCCAAGGGTTGATGGTATAAATATTTGCCAGCAACTACGCGCCCAAGGCTGTCTCACTCCCATCTTGTTATTAACAGCTGAGGATAGTCATACAAAGAAAATTAAGGGATTAGATGCTGGAGCAGATGATTATGTCATCAAGCCTTTTAACTTAGAGGAATTATTAGCTAGAATTAGAGCTTTATTGCGCCGTAGCAGTGAGACAACTACACCGATAATTGAGTTAGGAGCTTTGCGCCTTGATCCTATTAGCTGTCAGATAACTTATCAAGGCAAACTGTTGCGTCTGACTGCTAAAGAATACGCTCTATTGGAATTATTCTTACGCAATCACCAGCGTATATTTAGCCAAAGTTCTCTATTGGATAATTTATGGTCTTTTGATGAAGCTCCCACCGAGAATACTGTCAGAGCGCACATCAAAAGTTTGCGAGCTAAACTGAGGGAGGCTGGTGCTAAGGCTGATGTAATTGCCACTGTATATGGATTTGGATATCGGTTAAACACTCAAGAATTAATCAAATCAGCAGGAGAACAAAAGCTAGCTAGTAAAAAAGCAAGCCAACATCAAGTTTCTTCTTTTATTCAACACTCAGTCCCGATCGCAAATTCTAGAGGTAAACAAAAAATGACCTCTCAATTAGCGGCAATTTGGGAACGAGTTAAGGATAAGTATGCGGCGCGAATGAGTGTGATTGAGCAAGCAGTCACATCTTTGTTAGAAAACGCTTTAACTGAAGATTTGCGACAACAAGCACAACAGCAAGCACATACTTTAGCCGGTTCTTTGGGTAGTTTCGGCTTTGAGAGTGCAACTTGCTTGTGTCGTGACATGGAAAACATCTTGAAATCAGCAGCAAAATTAAATCAAGTACAAGCTAAACAATTGCAAACACTGATTTTGGAGTTGCGCCACGTATTAGAGCAACAACTTATAGAAATTCCGGAACAGCCAGTCATTCAACCCTCTCATTTAAGCCAAGAATACCGATTGCTCATTGTAGATGACGATATTACATTGGCGACACAAGTAGCCACAGCAGCTAAATTGTGGGGAGTTGAGGCTGTAGTTGCTGATTGTATATCTGCGGCTAGGGAAGAAATGACTCGTACTCGGCCAGATGTAGTCTTACTGGATTTGTGCTTTCCGGAATCAGCAGAAGATGGTTTTGCTCTACTAGCAGAATTAACAGCATTGCATCCCCCAATACCAGTATTAGTATTTACATCTCAAGAGAGTTTCGCCCAACGGGTAAGAGTAGCGAGAATGGGAGGCAAAGGTTTTTTACAAAAGCCTGTATTTCCCTCCCAAGTCATGGAAGCGATCGCCTCTGTTTTACAAAAATCTCATCCACCAGAAGGCAGACTCTTAATTGTCGATGACGATCCACAAGTATTAGATATTATCCGCACATTACTAGAACCTTGGGGATTTACATTAACTCTGCTAGACGATCCGCGCCAATTTTGGGACACCTTAGAAAAATCAGTCCCCGATATGCTGATTCTGGATGTGGAAATGCCAAACTTCAGTGGGATTGATTTGTGTCAAGTAGTGCGAAATGAACCCCGTTGGAGCAACTTACCTATATTATGTTTATCTGCACACACAGATGCTCAGACAGTACAACAGGTATTTGCAGTTGGTGCTGATGATTATGTTAATAAACCAATTTTCGGGCCGGAATTAGTCGCTCGTGTTCTCTGTCGGTTAGAACGCAGCCAATTTATTCGCAAATTAGCAAATATTGACCCCTTAACTGGAATTTATAATCGCCGCAAATCATTGCAGGATATCACTCGATTGCTGCATTTAGCAGAACGTCAAGGAAAATCTTTTTATTTTGCAGTTTTGGATTTAGACCACTTTAAACAAATTAACGATCAGTATGGTCATGATATCGGTGATCAAGTTTTAAGTGAATTAGGCAAACTCTTCAAGCAGTCATTTCGTGATGAGGATGTTGTGGCGCGTTGGGGAGGAGAAGAGTTTGTGATTGGACTGTATGGTATTACCTCGAAAAATGCTTTAAAACGACTCAATAATTTATTAGAAACTGTCAGCCAGCTACAATTTAGCGGGATTAATCATCAAACCTTTAGTATTACCTTCAGTGCAGGTATAGCGGAGTATCCCAAAGACGGTCATGATGTGCAAATGCTGTATCGTGCTGCCGATGCTGCATTATATCAAGCGAAAGCAGCAGGACGAAATCAGATCTTTCTCTCACCATAA
- a CDS encoding DUF928 domain-containing protein has protein sequence MKCIKPSLYLSIVTCSLPVYFYCFPVATLATQKIQLHSENTRQNGLISQTFKPPKRGSPPVSAGGSTRGSFCISGKQLVTPLIPANKLGLTFAERPKFFWYVPQTSVKTAKFILLADKDQKVFYETTLTLPNQPGIISHTLPESSPALTIGKTYHWYLTLVCHPQDFSANPRVEGWVERIQPESSLSAKLASAEVRKLPYLYAEAGIWYEALTAVAQLRYSEPKNLRYVLNWRQFLRSVGLNAIASQPLLDCCQAENSAAK, from the coding sequence ATGAAATGTATTAAACCATCTCTATATTTATCTATTGTCACCTGTTCCCTGCCTGTGTATTTCTACTGCTTCCCTGTTGCTACCCTAGCAACACAAAAAATCCAGTTGCACTCAGAAAACACAAGACAAAATGGGCTAATTAGTCAGACATTTAAGCCGCCAAAACGGGGAAGTCCACCTGTAAGTGCTGGTGGTTCTACCCGTGGTTCTTTTTGCATCAGTGGGAAACAACTCGTTACCCCCCTCATCCCTGCAAATAAATTAGGACTGACGTTTGCTGAACGTCCCAAATTTTTCTGGTATGTACCGCAAACTTCTGTAAAAACGGCTAAGTTTATCTTGTTGGCTGACAAAGACCAAAAGGTATTTTATGAAACTACCTTAACCCTACCTAATCAACCAGGAATTATTAGCCATACTCTCCCAGAGAGTTCACCTGCATTAACAATTGGTAAAACTTACCATTGGTATCTAACTCTGGTTTGTCATCCGCAGGACTTTAGCGCCAATCCTAGGGTTGAGGGATGGGTGGAACGTATTCAGCCGGAATCATCATTATCGGCAAAGTTAGCTTCAGCAGAGGTGCGAAAATTGCCCTATCTCTATGCAGAAGCAGGAATTTGGTATGAAGCGTTAACTGCTGTTGCCCAGCTACGCTACAGTGAACCTAAAAACTTACGTTATGTCTTAAATTGGCGACAATTTTTAAGATCAGTTGGTTTAAATGCGATCGCCTCTCAACCATTGCTTGATTGTTGTCAAGCTGAAAATTCAGCCGCGAAATAA
- a CDS encoding FAD-dependent oxidoreductase codes for MQQNLQPIAQNLVLVGGGHSHAIVLRMFGMKPLPGVRLTLITPASDTPYSGMLPGHIAGAYSRDECHIDLERLANFAQAQLYIDKVVDLDLKNHKVICANRPAVDFDLLSIDIGSTPATISVSGAAEYAIAAKPVAQFLEHWYQLLANVAQNPQKPIIISIVGGGAGGVELALAMQTHLHRILQQAQQPLPNLKIHLFQRHSQLMPDHHPSVQHQVQQVLLRRGVKLHLGETVAQIAPSAKDEALFEVKCESGLTIECHKVFWVTQASAPQWLKTTGLATDEQGFILVKDTLQSLSHPEVFAAGDIATMEKHPLPKAGVFAVRQGKPLFANLRRMLFGKSLQPYRPQQQYLSLIGTGDGRAIANKGCFTLPPHPLLWHWKDWIDRRFMAKFDEGLGTGD; via the coding sequence ATGCAACAAAATTTACAACCGATCGCACAAAATTTAGTCTTAGTAGGTGGTGGTCACAGTCATGCCATTGTACTCAGAATGTTTGGGATGAAACCTCTACCGGGAGTACGTTTAACTTTAATTACTCCGGCTTCAGATACACCCTATTCTGGAATGCTCCCAGGACATATTGCAGGCGCTTACAGCCGTGACGAATGCCATATCGACTTGGAAAGATTAGCTAATTTTGCTCAAGCGCAATTGTATATTGACAAAGTAGTTGACCTGGATTTAAAAAACCACAAAGTGATTTGTGCTAACCGTCCTGCCGTAGATTTTGACTTGCTCTCTATTGATATTGGCAGCACTCCAGCCACAATATCTGTATCAGGTGCCGCAGAATATGCGATCGCAGCTAAACCAGTAGCCCAGTTTTTAGAGCATTGGTATCAACTATTAGCAAATGTAGCGCAAAATCCCCAAAAACCAATCATTATCAGCATTGTCGGTGGTGGTGCTGGGGGTGTGGAATTGGCACTAGCAATGCAAACTCATCTCCACCGCATCTTACAACAAGCTCAACAACCACTCCCAAATCTAAAAATTCATCTATTCCAGCGTCACAGTCAACTCATGCCTGATCATCATCCATCTGTGCAGCATCAGGTGCAACAGGTGTTGCTTAGACGTGGGGTAAAGTTACATTTGGGTGAAACCGTTGCTCAAATTGCACCATCTGCCAAGGATGAAGCATTGTTTGAAGTGAAGTGTGAATCTGGGTTAACCATAGAGTGCCACAAAGTTTTTTGGGTAACGCAAGCATCAGCACCCCAATGGTTAAAAACTACAGGGTTAGCAACGGATGAGCAAGGCTTTATTTTAGTCAAAGATACATTGCAATCTCTCAGCCACCCAGAAGTATTTGCTGCTGGTGATATTGCCACAATGGAGAAACATCCCCTACCAAAGGCGGGAGTCTTTGCTGTGCGTCAGGGTAAACCCTTATTTGCAAACCTGCGGCGGATGTTATTCGGTAAATCACTCCAACCCTACAGACCACAGCAACAATATTTAAGTTTAATAGGTACAGGAGATGGACGCGCGATCGCTAACAAAGGCTGTTTCACTCTCCCACCCCACCCACTCCTATGGCACTGGAAAGACTGGATTGACCGCCGCTTCATGGCAAAATTTGATGAAGGATTGGGGACTGGGGATTAG
- a CDS encoding CsgG/HfaB family protein, whose product MKKLALSMFCSTLLVSISLHNLLPASANQQISSVKFANTSTLNHKDNNKEKPRIAVLDFDYSNVADNWIWWWTSSAKGVSDILVNKLFESGNFRVIERSKLDAILAEQNLGASGRLDASTAAQIGKILGVDTVLIGSITAFNIERGSGGVSIPGFGRVGGGQTSANVKLNVRLVNTSTAEILATAEGSGQSSDGSGAVSIRGYSVDTSSRKEATLLTNATVGAIDQVVQQLNSNSAKLATTLTKNPTVSAVVADVSGKTIILNKGTTDGYRQGLKLSIQRVTREVKDPVTGKVIRQITQDVGTIEITEADAQSSVGKIISGTGLKVGDIAKPVK is encoded by the coding sequence ATGAAAAAACTTGCTCTGTCCATGTTTTGCTCCACACTGTTGGTTAGTATCAGTTTGCATAATCTTCTACCAGCCAGTGCAAATCAACAGATATCATCAGTTAAATTTGCCAACACTTCGACTTTAAACCACAAGGATAATAATAAAGAAAAACCCCGTATTGCCGTCCTTGATTTTGACTATAGCAACGTTGCAGATAATTGGATTTGGTGGTGGACAAGTAGTGCTAAAGGTGTCAGCGATATTTTAGTGAATAAACTATTTGAAAGCGGCAATTTCCGCGTCATTGAACGCAGTAAACTTGATGCGATCCTTGCTGAACAAAATTTAGGTGCTTCAGGTAGACTTGATGCTAGCACCGCAGCCCAAATAGGAAAAATTTTAGGTGTTGATACAGTCCTGATTGGTTCAATTACTGCATTTAATATTGAACGTGGTAGTGGAGGTGTGAGTATACCAGGATTTGGACGTGTAGGAGGTGGACAAACTAGCGCCAATGTTAAATTAAATGTGCGTTTAGTCAATACTTCTACCGCCGAAATTTTGGCAACTGCGGAGGGAAGTGGTCAATCTAGTGATGGCTCAGGCGCTGTTAGTATCCGTGGATATAGTGTAGATACAAGTTCTCGGAAGGAAGCAACATTATTAACTAATGCTACAGTTGGAGCCATCGATCAAGTAGTGCAACAACTTAATAGCAATTCTGCCAAGTTAGCAACAACACTGACAAAAAACCCAACTGTCAGTGCAGTAGTTGCTGATGTTTCTGGAAAAACAATTATTTTAAATAAAGGTACAACTGATGGCTATCGTCAAGGATTGAAACTATCAATTCAAAGAGTAACTAGAGAAGTCAAAGATCCTGTTACGGGTAAAGTCATTCGTCAAATCACTCAAGATGTTGGCACAATTGAAATTACAGAAGCTGATGCCCAATCAAGTGTAGGTAAGATTATTTCTGGTACAGGATTGAAAGTGGGTGATATTGCTAAACCTGTTAAGTGA
- a CDS encoding CHASE2 domain-containing protein: MLGKKLKPVIWQWRGVIFAVPKITVLVIILRLTGLLQLLELAALDQFFLLRPPEPPDRRIVIVEINEADIQNLGKWPMSDEVLASVLATIKQQQPRAIGLDIYRDLPVDPGHETLVKLFANTPNLVGVQKISNSFDSAAVNPPPALKERQQVGSNDLPLDGDGKIRRGLLYVNFNEEDVLESFALKLALLYLEAEGITAKPSANNPDYLQLNRGIFPIFTANDGGYIRADDGSYQILLNYRGRMQQQFSSISLSQLQNNQIPPDFMRGKVVLIGATAESLKDLFYTPYSSKVFAAPERMAGVTIHANLISQILSAALDNRPLIKNLPEPIELLLILFCSIIGAALCWQQRHYINQKTFLAVNVIFAGGVLIGSSFVAFLVGWWLPVVPSVLALGGSAIAVTQYIAQSAGEMRKTLGRYLTDEVVANLLETPTGLKIGGERRQVTLMFSDLRGFSAISEQLPPEQVVQILNLYLGAMTEVINQYKGTINEFIGDGIFVMFGAPISRLDDAERAIACAIAMQLAMQQVNQQNQQMNLPKLEMGIGINTGEVVAGNIGSQKRAQYTVIGSHVNLAARIETYTVGGQILISENTYRNAKTELKITGQLQIEPKGIKEPITIYDIGGIGGEYNLHLPKENDVMVSLLSPIPVEFTVLQGKQATGRLFSGELVSLTEKQAQLKSAHSLEPLNNLKLRLIDAPDIDIYAKVIKPIDTDYFLIRFTNIPPEAIAIINSLDKSL; encoded by the coding sequence ATGCTAGGGAAAAAACTTAAACCCGTTATTTGGCAATGGCGGGGTGTAATATTTGCAGTACCTAAAATTACAGTTCTGGTCATCATATTACGCTTGACAGGACTGTTACAACTCCTGGAGTTGGCTGCACTAGATCAATTTTTTCTACTGCGTCCACCAGAACCACCAGATAGGCGCATTGTCATCGTTGAAATTAACGAGGCAGATATCCAAAATCTGGGGAAATGGCCGATGTCTGATGAAGTATTGGCTAGTGTTTTGGCGACTATCAAACAACAACAACCAAGGGCAATTGGTTTAGATATTTATCGTGACTTACCTGTAGATCCTGGACATGAAACTCTAGTCAAACTATTTGCCAATACCCCCAATTTAGTTGGTGTGCAGAAAATTTCTAACAGCTTTGATAGTGCGGCTGTAAATCCACCGCCAGCACTCAAAGAACGTCAACAAGTCGGCTCAAATGATTTACCTTTAGATGGGGATGGGAAAATTCGCCGGGGTTTGTTGTATGTCAATTTCAATGAAGAAGATGTTCTAGAAAGTTTTGCTTTAAAATTGGCATTGCTTTATTTAGAAGCTGAAGGTATTACTGCCAAACCATCAGCTAATAATCCTGATTATTTACAACTGAATCGGGGTATCTTCCCAATTTTTACAGCGAATGATGGCGGTTACATTCGTGCTGATGATGGCAGTTATCAAATATTATTAAACTATCGCGGTAGGATGCAGCAGCAATTTTCTAGCATCTCGCTTTCCCAACTGCAAAACAACCAGATACCCCCAGATTTCATGCGGGGTAAGGTAGTATTAATCGGGGCAACTGCGGAGAGTTTAAAGGATTTATTCTACACACCTTATAGTAGTAAAGTATTTGCTGCTCCAGAACGGATGGCGGGGGTAACAATTCACGCTAATTTAATTAGTCAAATTTTGAGTGCGGCTTTAGATAATCGTCCATTAATTAAAAATTTACCTGAACCGATAGAATTACTCTTAATTTTATTTTGCTCAATTATTGGTGCTGCTTTGTGTTGGCAACAACGCCATTATATTAACCAAAAAACATTCTTGGCAGTCAACGTAATCTTTGCAGGTGGCGTTTTAATTGGCAGTAGTTTTGTGGCTTTTCTTGTAGGTTGGTGGCTTCCCGTTGTGCCTTCAGTTTTAGCCTTGGGAGGTTCAGCGATCGCAGTGACACAATACATCGCCCAAAGTGCTGGCGAAATGCGAAAAACCCTAGGACGATACCTCACTGATGAAGTCGTCGCCAATTTATTAGAAACTCCGACTGGTTTAAAGATAGGTGGGGAACGCCGCCAAGTCACATTAATGTTTTCTGATTTACGCGGATTTTCAGCGATTTCAGAACAATTACCTCCTGAACAAGTGGTACAAATTCTTAACCTCTATCTGGGCGCAATGACAGAGGTAATTAACCAATATAAAGGCACAATTAATGAGTTTATTGGTGATGGTATCTTTGTCATGTTCGGTGCGCCCATTAGTCGCCTTGATGATGCAGAACGGGCGATCGCCTGTGCTATTGCTATGCAATTAGCTATGCAGCAGGTAAATCAACAAAATCAGCAAATGAACCTGCCAAAGCTAGAAATGGGGATTGGTATCAATACCGGTGAAGTTGTCGCTGGTAATATTGGTTCACAAAAACGCGCCCAATATACAGTCATCGGCAGTCATGTAAATTTAGCTGCCCGTATCGAAACCTACACCGTAGGAGGACAAATTTTAATTTCCGAAAATACTTACAGAAACGCCAAAACTGAACTCAAAATTACCGGACAATTACAAATCGAACCCAAAGGAATTAAAGAACCCATTACTATTTATGACATTGGTGGTATCGGTGGTGAATATAATCTGCATTTACCAAAAGAAAATGATGTCATGGTGAGTTTGCTATCACCAATCCCTGTAGAATTTACAGTATTACAAGGTAAACAAGCCACAGGGAGATTATTTTCTGGTGAATTGGTGAGTCTTACAGAAAAACAAGCGCAACTCAAATCTGCACATTCTCTAGAACCCCTCAACAACCTCAAACTCAGATTAATTGATGCACCAGACATAGACATTTATGCCAAAGTCATCAAACCAATCGATACAGATTATTTTTTGATTCGATTTACCAACATTCCACCAGAGGCGATCGCAATTATTAATTCACTGGATAAATCTCTATAA
- a CDS encoding acetoacetate decarboxylase family protein yields MINIDRVRSLIPPELKIITLWPGKTIGSVYLASYCSGSVLEYSELIVAPAVVAYRGKIGAWISHIYVDNSDSMAGGREIWGLPKKLAEFQAEKSRYITIRQGNQTLCTLNYTPLSFAWRQKLSISTFSTLNHNLLIFLAQCESLLGLVTAHLEIPADSPFAEIGLGKPMITVRHEQMNLQVEAPEIVMRR; encoded by the coding sequence TTGATAAATATTGACCGAGTGCGCTCCTTAATTCCTCCAGAGTTAAAGATTATCACCCTATGGCCTGGTAAAACTATTGGCAGTGTATATCTAGCCTCCTACTGTTCTGGCTCAGTGCTAGAGTACAGTGAGTTGATTGTGGCTCCGGCAGTGGTGGCTTATAGGGGTAAAATCGGTGCTTGGATTTCCCACATTTACGTAGATAATTCTGATTCTATGGCTGGTGGTCGAGAAATTTGGGGATTACCAAAGAAATTAGCAGAATTTCAGGCAGAAAAAAGCAGATATATCACAATCCGTCAGGGAAACCAAACGCTGTGTACACTCAACTACACACCACTCAGTTTCGCTTGGCGACAAAAGTTAAGCATATCTACCTTCAGCACGTTGAATCACAACTTACTGATATTCCTGGCTCAATGTGAATCTTTGTTGGGTTTAGTTACTGCTCATCTAGAAATCCCTGCTGATAGCCCTTTTGCAGAGATAGGCTTAGGTAAACCTATGATCACTGTACGTCATGAGCAAATGAATTTGCAGGTTGAAGCACCAGAGATTGTTATGAGACGGTGA
- a CDS encoding pentapeptide repeat-containing protein, with product MFTEIFNFYQSVTKEIKNNQHTLTDIFPKKYFSSVSLTNNFHYVFKQQVQLAIEYWHNQQLEKWLETIFYLEKLVQDYPQYQGRIIEFLCDFVRNNAPYISQVASDNRSTLPIRTEIQTVLTIIAKTDRHKDSETEQLNLSHTDMRGANLQGANLELTNLYHVNLAGANLSQANLSGAILSAANLLGANLSGANLSGAILSAANLSKANLAGANLRRANLYLAHLHWAIIDDAIFDDANLREAQFVVIDTTNSNT from the coding sequence ATGTTTACTGAAATCTTTAATTTTTACCAATCAGTTACCAAGGAAATTAAAAATAATCAACATACTCTGACAGATATCTTTCCTAAGAAATATTTTTCGTCTGTCAGCTTAACAAATAATTTTCATTATGTGTTCAAGCAGCAAGTACAATTAGCTATTGAGTATTGGCACAATCAACAACTAGAAAAATGGCTAGAAACTATTTTTTATTTAGAGAAATTAGTTCAAGATTATCCCCAATATCAGGGAAGAATTATTGAGTTTCTCTGTGACTTTGTACGCAACAATGCTCCCTACATTTCTCAAGTAGCAAGCGATAATAGATCCACATTACCAATCCGGACAGAAATTCAAACTGTTTTAACCATAATTGCCAAAACAGACAGACACAAAGACTCAGAAACTGAACAACTAAATTTAAGCCACACAGACATGAGAGGAGCAAATCTCCAAGGAGCAAATCTAGAACTCACAAATCTCTATCATGTCAATCTTGCTGGGGCAAACCTGAGTCAAGCAAATCTATCTGGAGCCATCCTCAGTGCAGCCAACCTTTTAGGGGCAAACCTTTCAGGGGCAAACCTTTCAGGAGCTATCCTCAGTGCCGCTAATTTGAGCAAAGCGAATCTTGCAGGCGCTAATTTACGTAGAGCCAACCTTTATTTAGCTCATCTTCATTGGGCAATTATCGATGATGCTATATTTGATGACGCAAATCTCCGAGAAGCTCAGTTTGTAGTGATAGACACTACAAACAGTAATACATAA
- a CDS encoding pentapeptide repeat-containing protein: MSANKTDTLWRWLITTAVVFAFFITLILFTSSHIEKLSFQQQLQYRNQALTTTAIVFLGLGVMINAYYAAKRVDAIYKSAVAAEKNLEINIQNAKVTQDRLVSERLMAAITQLGHEKVETRTSAIYVLERVAQDCPQEHWTIMEILTAFVRENAVVNEAAERREEDLQPYSSNHKNGERRVQQLGINISEESTRIRRDIQAALTVIGRRNFQQEEESKTLDLRYTDLRRADLLGANLQRADLRGSDLRGADLRSCNLSGANLESVKLAGSILYEANLLKANLQGANLNGTNLNRAEMSGANLRGAYLVGASLRAANLQGANLYKANLQQATLKVANLSGAKLFLANLQGAKLGKANLYLCGLIGADLQGANLNGANLSGANLNAAKLQQTEILFADFTGASLTEADLHKANLMGANLQQVTLYEANLTQANLVGANLSDANFCDVNLEGAILTGAKNLEAQQICMAVGDRTTRLPDNIEVPIHWRQSS, translated from the coding sequence ATGTCTGCCAATAAAACAGACACGTTGTGGCGATGGTTAATCACCACAGCAGTCGTGTTTGCTTTTTTTATTACACTGATTTTATTTACATCATCGCATATTGAAAAATTATCATTTCAGCAACAATTGCAATATAGGAATCAAGCATTAACCACTACTGCCATTGTTTTTTTAGGCTTGGGAGTCATGATTAATGCTTATTATGCAGCTAAACGAGTAGATGCAATCTATAAAAGTGCAGTAGCTGCTGAAAAAAATCTAGAAATTAATATTCAGAATGCCAAAGTTACTCAAGATAGATTAGTTTCAGAACGCTTGATGGCAGCAATCACTCAACTGGGGCATGAAAAAGTTGAAACCCGGACAAGTGCCATTTATGTATTAGAAAGAGTTGCTCAAGATTGTCCTCAAGAGCATTGGACAATCATGGAAATTTTGACAGCATTTGTACGAGAAAATGCTGTTGTCAATGAAGCAGCAGAACGCAGGGAAGAAGACTTACAGCCTTACTCTAGCAACCATAAAAACGGGGAGCGGCGAGTACAGCAGTTGGGAATCAATATCTCGGAAGAATCAACAAGAATTCGTCGGGATATTCAAGCAGCTTTAACTGTGATTGGCAGACGTAATTTCCAGCAGGAAGAGGAAAGTAAAACACTAGATTTAAGATACACCGATTTAAGACGAGCAGACTTATTGGGAGCTAATTTACAACGTGCAGATTTGCGCGGTTCTGACTTGCGGGGGGCTGATTTACGTAGCTGTAACTTAAGTGGAGCTAATCTGGAGAGTGTGAAACTGGCTGGTTCTATTCTTTATGAAGCCAACTTGTTGAAAGCCAATCTACAAGGCGCAAATCTCAATGGCACAAACCTTAATCGTGCGGAAATGTCTGGGGCGAATCTACGGGGTGCTTACTTGGTGGGTGCAAGTCTGCGTGCAGCTAACTTACAAGGGGCAAATTTATATAAAGCCAACCTACAACAAGCGACTTTGAAAGTAGCTAATCTTTCAGGTGCAAAGCTATTTCTGGCTAACTTACAGGGGGCAAAATTGGGGAAAGCTAACTTGTATCTTTGTGGTTTAATTGGAGCCGATTTACAGGGAGCAAACCTCAATGGTGCTAATTTGTCTGGAGCCAACCTCAATGCAGCTAAACTCCAACAAACAGAAATATTATTTGCTGATTTCACAGGGGCTAGTTTAACGGAAGCAGACTTGCATAAAGCCAACCTTATGGGAGCAAATCTACAACAGGTAACTCTCTATGAAGCTAATCTTACTCAGGCTAATTTAGTCGGAGCTAACCTGTCTGATGCTAACTTCTGTGATGTGAACCTAGAGGGGGCAATCTTGACAGGTGCGAAAAACTTAGAAGCTCAACAAATTTGTATGGCGGTTGGCGATCGCACGACTCGTCTACCTGATAACATCGAAGTACCAATACATTGGCGACAATCGAGTTGA